A stretch of DNA from Cupriavidus taiwanensis:
CCACCAGCGCCGGCGCGCTGCTGCCGGCGCAGCCCGAGCTGCCGCTGCCGGCCGGACTGGATGCGCCCGCGCTGGCCATCGAGGGCGCCATCGATTTGCTGCAGGCGCTGCGCGACACCGCGCCGGTGGCGCTGCCGCCGGTCGACCTGGACGCGCTGGCCGCGCTCAACTACACCGGCGGCACCACCGGCCTGCCCAAGGGCTGCATGCACACGCAGCGCGACATGCTGTACACCGCGGCGGCCTCGTACGCGCTCACCGGCGGCGTCGACACGGCCAGCCTGGCCGAGGGCTCCGACGACGTGATGCTGAACTTCCTGCCGATGTTCTGGATCGCCGGCGAGAACCTGGGCCTGATCTACCCGATCTTCAGCGGCGCGACCGTGGTGCTGCTGGCGCGCTGGGACCCGGTCGCGGTGATGGCCGCGATCGAGCGCTACCGCGTCAACCGCACCTTCGTCGTGGTCGACAACGCGGTCGAGCTGATGAACCACCCCGAGTGCGGCCGCTACGACCTGCGCTCGCTGCAGCATACGCGCGCAGCCTCGTTCATCCGCAAGATCACGCCCGACATCCGCCAGCGCTGGCACGCGCTGACCGGCAGCATCATTGCCGAAGGCGCGTGGGGCATGACCGAGACCCATACCAGCGACACCTTCACCACCGGCATGCAGGCCGACGACCTGGACCTGCGCGGCCGGCCGGTCTTCGTCGGGCTGCCGGTGCCGGGCACGCGCATCAAGATCTGCGACTTCGACACCGGCGCGGTGCTGCCGATCGGCGCGGAAGGCGAGATCGTGGTCAGCACGCCGTCGCTGTTCAAGGGCTACTGGGGCCGTCCCGACGTCGACGCCGAGGTGTTCCGCGACGGCTGGTTCCGCACCGGCGATATCGGCGCGTATGACGAGGCCGGCTACCTCCATTTCCTGGGGCGGCGCAAGGAAATGCTGAAGGTGCGCGGCATGAGCGTGTTCCCGTCCGAACTGGAAGTGCTGCTGTCGCGCCACCCGGCGGTGCTGGGCTCGGCCGTGGTCGGCCGCGCGGACGCGGACAAAGGCCAGGTGCCGGTGGCCTTCATCCGCCTGCGCCCCGAGCACGCCGACGGCACCAGCGCTGACGCCTTGCACGCCTGGTGCCGCGAGCAGATGGCGGTCTACAAGGTGCCCGAGATCCGCATCCTGCCCGAGTTTCCGCTGACCGCGACCGGCAAGGTGCGCAAGGTGGAGTTGCAGGCGCTGCTCGACACCGAGGCGGGCGGCTGAGCGCAAGCGCTGCCCACCTGTCCCGCGACAGCGGCGAGGATGCCACGCGTTTCGGCGCCACCACGGCGCCACCACGGCGCCACCACGGCGCCACCACGGAGCCATCGGCCATGCACGATCGATCCCCCGGCACCATCAAGGAAGACCGCCACTTCGTTACCGCGCTGGCGCGCGGGCTGGAGGTGCTGGCGTGCTTCCGCACCAGCGACCGCGCGCTGGGCAACCAGGAAATCGCGCGGCGCTGCCAGCTGCCCAAGTCCACGGTATCGCGCCTGACCTCGACCCTGACCCGGCTGGGCTACCTCGCGCGCGCCGAGGGCAGCCAGCAGTACAGCCTGGGCACCGCCTGCCTGCGCCTGGGCAGCGCCATGCTGTCGCGGCTGGATATCCGCAAGGTGGCGCGCCCGCTGATGCAGGAGCTGGCGGATTTCTCCGGCGGCACGGTGTCGCTGGGCACGCGCGACCGCTTTTCGATGATCTATGTCGAGCACTGCCGCAGCAGCGCCGCGATCGCGCTGACGCTCGATACCGGTTCGCGCATTCCGGTGGCGACCTCGGCGATCGGCCGCGCCTGGCTGGCGGTGGTGGCCGAGGCGGAGCGGCAAGCCTTCATCGAGCAGGTGCGCGATGTCGACGACGTGGCCTGGCCGCGGCTGCGCCGCGGCATCGAGCAGGCGCTGGCCGATCACCGCGAGCTCGGCGTGACCTGCTCGATGGGCGAGTGGCAGGCCGATGTCAACGGCATCGCGCGCGGCTTCGAGCCCGGCCAGGCCATGCCGCCCATGGCGCTCAACGTGGGCGGGCCGTCGTTCCGGCTGTCGCCGTCGTTCCTGCTCGAGGAAGTGCGGCCGCGCCTGCTGGAGGTGGTGCGCCAGCTCGAGAGCAGCTTCCCGCGCTGAGCGCGTCCGTTGTTCACACCCACAGCGCCGCCACGAGACGGCGCAACAGGAGGAGCACCATGCAAGTGAAGACACTGTCCGACGCCACCCGCCATCGGCTGCTGGCGGGCCTGGTCGCCGCGGCCATCGTGCCGGTCGCCCACGCCGCCACGCCCGCGCCCGCCACCGGCAGCCTCACGGTCGCCTTCGGCGCGGAGTCGACCACGCTCGACCCGGTCAAGATCTCGGCCGGCGTCGACCATTATTTCGTCGGCCAGATCTTCGAAATGCTGGTGCGCCGCAACGCCGCGCTCAAGGACGAGAACTGGCTGGCGGAAAGCTGGAAGCTCGAGACCGGCAAGGACGGCAAGCCGGTGCTGGACGTGCAGCTGCGCAAAGGCGTGCGCTTCCACAACGGCGACCCGCTGACGTCGGAAGACCTCGAGTTCTCGTGGCAGCGCCAGCGCGATCCCAAGAGCAGCTTCTTCTCGCACTATGTCTCGTCGGTCGAGCGCTTCGAGATCGTCGATGCGCACCGCTTCAGGCTGCATTTCAAGCAGCCCGACGCGCAGTTCATCGTCGGCAACATGCAGCTGTGGGCGATGCCCAAGAAGTACATCCAGAAGGTCGGCGAGGAAGAGTTCGCCAGGAAACCGGTGGGCACCGGCCCATGGAAGTTCGTCTCGCGCACGGTCAAGGACGAGCTGAAGCTGGAAGCCTTCGACGGCTACTGGAACAAGGACAAGCGCCCCGGCATCAAGGAGCTGACCATCAAGGTGATTCCGGAGGACCTGACCCGGGTGGCGGCGTTCAAGACCGGCAAGGTGGATTTCATCGACAACGTGCCGCCGTCGATGGTGGAGGAATTCAGGAAGATGCCGGGCGTGAAGACCGTCACGCTGGTCAGCGGCAACAACCTGTTCCTGAACTTCAACACGCAGATGCCGAAGTCGCCGTTCAATGACGTGCGCGTGCGCCAGGCCGCCGCGCATGCCATCGATGTCGACGCCATCATCAAGCGCGTGCTGTTCGGCCAGGGCGAGCGCTATGCGCAGGTGGGCAAGGGCTCTATCGGCTACGATCCCGCGCTCAAGCCCTATGCGTTCGACCAGAAGCGCGCGCGCGAACTGCTGAAGCAGGCGGGCTACCCCAATGGCTTCGACACGCCCTGCTACAACCTCACCACGCCGCGCGAGCCGGGGGTGAAGGAGGTGGGCGAAGCCATGTACGCCTACCTGAGCGCCGTCGGCATCCGCTGCCAGGTGCGCAACCTGGAGTACGGCGCGTGGATCAGCCTGGGCAAGCGCGGCCGCTCGGGCCCGCCCGAGATGGACGGCGTGCTGAGCTGGATGTGGTCGCAGGGGCTGCCCGGCGATCCCGGCCTGGCGTGGTCGGGGCACCTGCACAGCTACCAGGCCGGTGGCGGCTGGGGCACCTACTCGTACACCACCGACCCCGAGGTCGACGCGCTGCTGGAAAAACAGCGCCAGACCATGGACCCCGCGGCGCGCACCGCGCTGCTGCAGCAGATCGCCCGCCTGAAGCAGGAGCGCGTGCTGGGCGGCCTGCCCACCTACCGCCCGCTGGTGACCTTTGCCTGGCGCGACAACAAGATCGACTACGTGCCCTGGCCGATCCGCGACTACTGGCGCTCGTTCCAGGAAGTCAGCTGGAAGCCGCGCTGAGCCACCGCCGCGCCCGGCCGCATCCATCCCTGCGCGCCGGCGCGGCATCACCGCCGACGATATTCCGACGGAGCCCGCCATGCCCATTGCCGAACGCCTGCTGCACGGCCTCATCAGCATCCTTGGCGCGAGCGTGATCATCTTCCTGATCTCGCGCCTGTCCGGCGACCCGCTCGCCTTGCTGCTGCCGGCCGACGCGCCGCCCCAGGTCATCGAACAGACCCGCCAGCACCTCGGCCTGGACCAGCCGCTGGTGGCGCAGTACCTGGTATTCCTGCGCAACGCCGTCACCGGCGACTTCGGCAACTCGTACCGCTGGCAGGAGCCGGCGCTCGGCCTGATCCTGGAGCGGCTGCCGGCCACGGTCGAACTGGCGCTGGCCGCGCTCGCGTTCTCGATCGCGATGGCGGTGCCGTTCGGGGTGCTGTCGGCGGTTTATCGCGGCTCGTGGTTCGACCGCTTTGCCAAGGTCTTCGCCATGGCGGGCCAGGCCATGCCCAACTTCTGGGTCGGCCTGCTGCTGATCCTGTTGTTCGCGGTGCAGCTGAACTGGCTGCCGGCCTTCGGGCGCGAATCGTGGCACAGCCTGGTGCTGCCCGCGATCGCGCTGGGCTGGTATCCGGTGGCGGCGCAGACCCGCGTGGTGCGCTCGGCCATGCTCGATGTGCTCGACAGCGACTACATCCGCATGGGCCGCGCCATGGGCCTGCCCGAGCGCGTGCTGGTCTGGAAGTACGCGCTGCGCAACGCGGCGATTCCGCTGGTGACGATCCTCGGCGTGTACTTCGCGGCGATGCTGGGCGGCGCCTTCGTGGTCGAGGTCATCTTCGCCTGGCCCGGCGTTGGCCGCACCGTGGTCGAAGCCGTGTTCGCGCGCGATTTTCCCGTGGTGCAGGCGGGCGTGATGCTCACCTCGGTGCTGTTCGTGCTGTCCAACCTGCTGGTCGACCTGAGCTACGGCCTGATCGATCCGA
This window harbors:
- a CDS encoding AMP-binding protein; the protein is MNEQAFFADLEARHRKIWPAGLPDAPVYPYGEAPLGDYLRAWARQRPDHAALVWYGTTVTYAELDDLSERCAALLKGRGVGAGDRVAVMMGNCPQFHVVFYAILKLGAVYVPVNPLFKEHELVYELNDAGATTIIVQDQLAPLLMSVRAQTALRAIYTTSAGALLPAQPELPLPAGLDAPALAIEGAIDLLQALRDTAPVALPPVDLDALAALNYTGGTTGLPKGCMHTQRDMLYTAAASYALTGGVDTASLAEGSDDVMLNFLPMFWIAGENLGLIYPIFSGATVVLLARWDPVAVMAAIERYRVNRTFVVVDNAVELMNHPECGRYDLRSLQHTRAASFIRKITPDIRQRWHALTGSIIAEGAWGMTETHTSDTFTTGMQADDLDLRGRPVFVGLPVPGTRIKICDFDTGAVLPIGAEGEIVVSTPSLFKGYWGRPDVDAEVFRDGWFRTGDIGAYDEAGYLHFLGRRKEMLKVRGMSVFPSELEVLLSRHPAVLGSAVVGRADADKGQVPVAFIRLRPEHADGTSADALHAWCREQMAVYKVPEIRILPEFPLTATGKVRKVELQALLDTEAGG
- a CDS encoding IclR family transcriptional regulator → MHDRSPGTIKEDRHFVTALARGLEVLACFRTSDRALGNQEIARRCQLPKSTVSRLTSTLTRLGYLARAEGSQQYSLGTACLRLGSAMLSRLDIRKVARPLMQELADFSGGTVSLGTRDRFSMIYVEHCRSSAAIALTLDTGSRIPVATSAIGRAWLAVVAEAERQAFIEQVRDVDDVAWPRLRRGIEQALADHRELGVTCSMGEWQADVNGIARGFEPGQAMPPMALNVGGPSFRLSPSFLLEEVRPRLLEVVRQLESSFPR
- a CDS encoding ABC transporter substrate-binding protein; translated protein: MQVKTLSDATRHRLLAGLVAAAIVPVAHAATPAPATGSLTVAFGAESTTLDPVKISAGVDHYFVGQIFEMLVRRNAALKDENWLAESWKLETGKDGKPVLDVQLRKGVRFHNGDPLTSEDLEFSWQRQRDPKSSFFSHYVSSVERFEIVDAHRFRLHFKQPDAQFIVGNMQLWAMPKKYIQKVGEEEFARKPVGTGPWKFVSRTVKDELKLEAFDGYWNKDKRPGIKELTIKVIPEDLTRVAAFKTGKVDFIDNVPPSMVEEFRKMPGVKTVTLVSGNNLFLNFNTQMPKSPFNDVRVRQAAAHAIDVDAIIKRVLFGQGERYAQVGKGSIGYDPALKPYAFDQKRARELLKQAGYPNGFDTPCYNLTTPREPGVKEVGEAMYAYLSAVGIRCQVRNLEYGAWISLGKRGRSGPPEMDGVLSWMWSQGLPGDPGLAWSGHLHSYQAGGGWGTYSYTTDPEVDALLEKQRQTMDPAARTALLQQIARLKQERVLGGLPTYRPLVTFAWRDNKIDYVPWPIRDYWRSFQEVSWKPR
- a CDS encoding ABC transporter permease, producing the protein MPIAERLLHGLISILGASVIIFLISRLSGDPLALLLPADAPPQVIEQTRQHLGLDQPLVAQYLVFLRNAVTGDFGNSYRWQEPALGLILERLPATVELALAALAFSIAMAVPFGVLSAVYRGSWFDRFAKVFAMAGQAMPNFWVGLLLILLFAVQLNWLPAFGRESWHSLVLPAIALGWYPVAAQTRVVRSAMLDVLDSDYIRMGRAMGLPERVLVWKYALRNAAIPLVTILGVYFAAMLGGAFVVEVIFAWPGVGRTVVEAVFARDFPVVQAGVMLTSVLFVLSNLLVDLSYGLIDPRIRHA